ATTGGGTGCACTGTGTGGAGTTCCTTAGACCATTTCTGAAGCCGACCGAACGGCAGGAAACTCTAGACTTGGATGTGAGTATAGTTCGGGATCTTGTGTGCTCCAAATGCTGTTATTTTATTCTCTAAATTACACTCAGATAAAACCGGAAGCTGACTCTGACGTTCCCAACTGTTTAAGCAATGATGAAAGTGAAGCTGGTTCTTCCTTCGACCCACTCTTGACCTCGCCCAACGATAAGCTAGACATCATTAGGCCCAAGGCAAGTATTTCTGATATTCTGTGTGCATTTATTGATGAACAATTACGTTTGTAGAAGATTCTTTGGAGCCCAGAGGCCATCAGAATGCTGATTGAGCTGTACGAGAAGCGCCCGAATTTATATGACGCCAAGAACGCTCAGTATCGCAACAAACGATTACGGGCCAAATCTCTGCGGCAGATTGTGAAGGAAATGAGGAAAATATACGAATCCATAGACACGACAGACATCAAAAATAAGATTGGAACATTGAGGAGCCAATATTTGGTCCATTTGAAGAATGAGGCAAACTACAATAAAAGTGGCATGGAAACGCATGAGAGGATGGCGCCATTCTGTGTGAAATACATAGAGTTCCTCAAGCCACATCTAAGGTTTTCTGAAAGTCAGAGAGCTTCAGAGTCTGATGTGAGTATTTCACGCGATCTATGTACTCGCATGTTGCATTTATTCTCTTCCGATAAAGACAAATCCCACTGAGATAAAACCTGAAGCTGGCATTGAGCTGCCAAGCTGTTTAGGCAATGATCAACATCAGATAGACATACACGAGACTGAGATAAAACCAGAAACTGAGGAGCTTGCAAACTCTTTGAGGGATGATGAAAGTGAAAGTGATTCTTCGTTGGAAGCAAACGATATgctaaaaaccaaaaagaccAAGGCAAGTATTTGATAGCATTTGGAAATGTTAATACATTGGCTTATCCGCATAtttagaagattcgttggcaCCCCGAAGCCATCATAGTGCTTATCACGCTATACGAGAGTCGCCCAAACTTGTATGACCCGCAGTACGACGGCTACCGCTCCAAACAGGAAAGGGCGAGGTCTTTGCAGCAGATCGTCAAGGAGATGAGAAAAATATACGACTGCATAGACACGGCAGACATTAAAAATAAGTTCAACACTTTAAGGAGCCAATACCTGGCCCATTTGAAGAAGGAGGCCAACTGCACGACATGGGGCATTTGCACGCGTGTGCCCTTCTGGGTTGAATACATACAGTTCCTGAAGCCCTTTGTAAAATGGTCCGACGAGCAGACTGATGTGAGTGTTTCTCGCGTTTAGGAATATTCCAAAATCTCTATAAATATGGCATTTATTCTCTTCCGATAAAGGAGataaaaccagaaacagaCTTCGGATGTCCAAGCTTTTCAAACGACTATGAAAGTGACACTAATTCCTCCTTCGATCCACTATTGAACAGCACAAACAATCTGCTGGACATCATTCAGGCCAAGGACATTCGTTGGGGACCCGACGACATCAGAAAACTCATAAAGCTGTACGAGCGATGCCCAAACCTATATGATCCGAGCAACGATCAGTATCGAAATAAAAGCATGCGTGCCCACTCGTTTCAGCATATCGTAAGGGAAATGAGATCCATTCACGACCGCTTAGACATAGCAgacatcaacaacaaaatagcCGCCTTAAGGAGCCAATACCTGTGTTATTTAAAGCAGGAGGAGATCCACAGTAAAAGTGGTACGGTCATGCCCACGACGTCCAGACCATTCTGGGTGGCATACATAAAGTTCCTCAAGCCATTTCTCCAGCTGTCTGCAGAGCAAACTTCTTTGGACTGCGACATGAATGTGAGTGAAACAATGCTCGTTCTTATGTGTTCTAAATGTATTATTTCTGCAGAATCAAACGCAAGCAGAAACTGACTCAGAGGTGCCGTGCTATTTGAGCGAGATTCAAAGTGGACCCACTCCCTCGATCGATCCGCTCTTGGAGACTTTTGAGGATGGTGTGGACAGCACGCGAGTGACCAACAAACGCAAGTTTAAAGCAGACGTAGAGGCATTCGGAGAGCTAATAAAAGCCGAAATGGAACAAATTGAAGATCCCAGCAAGCGCCGAGCCCTACGCATGAAGCTGTTGAAAGTCATAGCCGAAGGCGAGGACTAAAATATGTCAGATTCCACCACAAAATCTCCTCTGTACTGGCTGGCCCGCCCGTTATCGTTTCACAGAGACATAAGAaaatattgttattataatttctAGATATTTTAGTCAcatttaatgttttatttaatagTAAAAAGTCAATTATTTAGAGCTGGGTGATGTATCTGATTTATATAAATGTAGCCTTTACCATATAGTATACCATATGCACTAGCGCGCCAAAGACCGTTTTACAaacatttacaaaaatatcttGTATTGCATTTTGTCTTTCGATAAGATTAATAAACTCTATTACGTAAaatatgtatgcgtgtgtttGTCATTTGTTTGTTCCGTAACCGGAAACTGAATTTTGTGCAAAAGTATTTCAGTATTTCAGGGTTTACTTTACGTATAAGTACATTAAGATTCGTTATACATATTTCTgtcagtggagtggaggatgTGCATTGGATTGGATTCGATTGGAGCAGCgttcaatatatgtacaaatattttttttaaagctatcattcgcgtgtgtgtgtgtgtgtggggcgtgCCATCAAGAACATATACTAGCAAACAAGAAAGAAATCGTCGTTAAGGATGCGTTGAGCAATTTAGCAAGTATTAGCGTTTGATTAAATGGAAGCATTggctcgtttcgtttcgttttgttttgtgttgttttgtttcatttcatttcatgcgctttcgctttcgcttccGCTTGTGGAATCCAAATGACATTActacaattaaataaataaaggcaAAACGCTTGCTTAAATTAAAAGCATTACACGTTGGCACGCGCCTAGGCCTATCGGCGGAAGCGGCCCAAATACGCCTTGCAGTTGGGGCACGTGTGATGGacatccatgcagtcgtcgaTGCAGCAAGGTATCAGGCAGCATCCCAACCAGCATCTGAAGACAGGAATGGAGGGAATGAGCATTTCAGAGGCTTTACAATGCAATCGCATTCACAATCACTTACCCCAGCAGTGCAATCACAAACCCAGACAAATAGGCAATCATGCCGGGCTCAGTTCGTGTGGTCGTCTCAATCTCGGCATGGCATGACGGACAGATCATATGCGTCGATGTGCGGCTAATGGGTACCACTGTGGTCACAATCGTGGCATTTCCGGCGGTGGCGGGCGCCACCACGGGAGTGTACGGGCCCACTGGCTTCACGCCGCCCACTGCCTCCTGGTACGACGGCGGTGCAGATGGCGGCGGCACATACGTGAACTGGGGTGGTGCATTGCCCGTCGACTTGCTCATTGTGTTAGGCTAGTAAATGCACTTAGCGTAGAAATAACTGAAAGCAAGAAGGGTTCGCTTCATTATTGTACTTGTAAGGCATTTCAGAGGTTAATTCACGCGTAAGGTAAACATCgaagatatatatgtagctgAAAATAGCACGGCAGCATCCACTGCCCCCCCAATGAGTCACAACATTTCTCGTCTTTTGGCACGCATTCTAATGTATattcacagagagagagagagagagagagagcacaacGCAAATGCGATTCTCCTTCAGAACGAAATCCCCGACATGCGTCGGAGCCCATACCCTGCCGCGTAGCTCTGTCAATTAGCAATTGAAATTCCATTGACAGACATGCAATTGAGGGCAATAATCAAACGGAGCTTGCCACTGTCGGTACGGACCGGACTCTGTTGGAGGAGCAAGGGCTGATAAGATATGGTAAATGGAATTGACACGATCACTCAAGACAACAAACGCCCCACCGCTTGGCCCCCTCTCAGACAGTGTCGTGTccctctttctgtctctgccAACTTTCACCAGTCACACTGGGTGCTGTGCTATTccaaatgtacatacatgcgtacatatgtacggCTGCAGACGGAAGTAATGCAGTTGCTGTAAACCAGATATGATGTTACTTACATATATCTTGGCCAGAACGCCCAACCACAACCTGCTGCCTGTTGGTGCCGCACAGCGGAAATTATTATAGAATTCAATGCTGATTTCCGTCTGAGATGTGTGGGCCCTCAATGCAAAATGAATGAATCAGGCAGTACTGCAGCTATGATTTGAGTTATATTTCATGATTGGAACTCCCTTTGGCCAAGCCCATTTGGAGATTGTTACTGTACAAAAACTTCCAGACATCGCAGACATCAACAGCAGATGCAGGCTTGCGTCAGCTTTCAGTCTCAGTGTCAGCTGGCATTATCTGAAAAGCTTAGACGGATCTTTGCCTTGGAAATGCGATAACCTCATGATATTTAAGCGCAAGCTTGAATGTGA
The sequence above is a segment of the Drosophila pseudoobscura strain MV-25-SWS-2005 chromosome X, UCI_Dpse_MV25, whole genome shotgun sequence genome. Coding sequences within it:
- the LOC6900233 gene encoding uncharacterized protein: MPRTKKIYWSPDAIKMLMKLYKEHPHLYDAKHGQYFNKDCRAEAFQQIVLEMRKIYDCILTTDVKTKICTLRSQYLSYLKKEKNYIKSGIEKPNWVHCVEFLRPFLKPTERQETLDLDIKPEADSDVPNCLSNDESEAGSSFDPLLTSPNDKLDIIRPKKILWSPEAIRMLIELYEKRPNLYDAKNAQYRNKRLRAKSLRQIVKEMRKIYESIDTTDIKNKIGTLRSQYLVHLKNEANYNKSGMETHERMAPFCVKYIEFLKPHLRFSESQRASESDTNPTEIKPEAGIELPSCLGNDQHQIDIHETEIKPETEELANSLRDDESESDSSLEANDMLKTKKTKKIRWHPEAIIVLITLYESRPNLYDPQYDGYRSKQERARSLQQIVKEMRKIYDCIDTADIKNKFNTLRSQYLAHLKKEANCTTWGICTRVPFWVEYIQFLKPFVKWSDEQTDEIKPETDFGCPSFSNDYESDTNSSFDPLLNSTNNLLDIIQAKDIRWGPDDIRKLIKLYERCPNLYDPSNDQYRNKSMRAHSFQHIVREMRSIHDRLDIADINNKIAALRSQYLCYLKQEEIHSKSGTVMPTTSRPFWVAYIKFLKPFLQLSAEQTSLDCDMNNQTQAETDSEVPCYLSEIQSGPTPSIDPLLETFEDGVDSTRVTNKRKFKADVEAFGELIKAEMEQIEDPSKRRALRMKLLKVIAEGED
- the LOC4812167 gene encoding cell death-inducing p53-target protein 1 — encoded protein: MSKSTGNAPPQFTYVPPPSAPPSYQEAVGGVKPVGPYTPVVAPATAGNATIVTTVVPISRTSTHMICPSCHAEIETTTRTEPGMIAYLSGFVIALLGCWLGCCLIPCCIDDCMDVHHTCPNCKAYLGRFRR